The window CAAAGGCACTCGCGTGGGCGACGTCGTGGACTTCAGCTACTCCATCGTCGGTCGCAACCCCGTCTTCGGCGACCACTACTTCCAGGGCCTCTCCATGTCCTGGCAAGTGCCAGTGCATCGTCTGTACACCCGCGTTATTGCGCCGCCCAACCGCGAACTGCGCATGTCCGCCGTGAAATACGACGCCCAGCCCAGCATCGGCGCTTACGGTAAATCCAAAGTCTATGTGTGGGATGACGCCAATGTCGCCGCCTACTACAACGAAGGCGATTACCCACTGGATTATGAGCCGGGCAGCTTTATCAGCCTGACGGATTTTCCTGACTGGGATGGCGTGATTCGCTGGGCGGAGCCTCTGTACGCTGCGCGCCCCATCAAATCCAAAGAACTGCGCGACCTGCGGGATGAGCTGAAAAGCATGCCCAAAGAGCAGGCGGTGATCGCTGCGCTGCAGTTCGCACAGGAACAAATCCGTTATCTGGGCATCGAGCTGGGTCAGAACTCCCACCTGCCCCGGGCGCCGGATACCGTCATCGAAAACCGTTACGGCGACTGCAAGGACAAAACCCTGTTGCTGGTGTCTTTGCTCAGAAGTATCGGCATAGACGCCTACCCCGCCCTGGTGTCCTGGGAGATCGCTTCCGGCGTCGATAAGATCGCGCCCTCACCCGGCGGTTTCGACCATGTCATCACCCTGGTGGAGCTGGATGGCCAGCGTTACTGGCTGGACCCCACCCGTCGCTACCAGAAAGGCTCTTTGAGCACCCTGGGATACTACGATTACGGCAAAGCGCTGATTATCGGCCATCCGAGCGAGCGGGAGCTGGTCAAAGTCGGCCTGCCGGATGTGGCGGCGACCCCAAGCATGATCACTCACGAGCGCTTCAAGGTGATTGATTACAGCGCACCCGTGGAACACTTCATCACCACAGAATATACCGGTATTGAAGCGGATCGTATGCGCCAGCGTCTGGCTAATAAATCCATACGCGAGTTCAGCCAGGATATGCTGAATTACATGCAGAAACTGTATCCGGGCGCAGAACAACTGGAGCCGGTTCAAATCACCGACGACAGCGATAACAACCGCTTTATCATCGATGAGCATTACCGTATCAGTGAGTTTTATGCGCCTGTGGACGACGTGCAGGCGACCCGCTTCTACGCCTACTCGCTGTTTGAGTACGTAAAAAGTCCGGCGGTGACGCGACGTTCAGGGCCGCTGACGCTGCCAGGGCCAATCAGAGTGGTGCATGATATTTCCCTGGAATATCCCTACAGTCTCAAATTTACTGATCAGGCCGCCAAGGTCAGCCAGAGCAACGACTATTTCAACTACTTCTATCAGGAAGACTATCTGGGTCGCACGTTGAATCTGCATCATGAGCTGGAATTCAAGCGCGCCGCCATGCCTGCGGCGGAAACTCAGTCATTCCTGGACCTGAAGAAGCAGATCAACGATTCCGGCGAACATTATTATCAGGTGACGCGCAGCGAGGAGACGGATAAGTCGCGCTTTGCAGACTTTATCTCATCCATTCAATCAATGGTTTATGGTTTGGAGGCGCCGCAATGATCCGCTCCGCTAAATGGCTCATTAAACACTGCGCGACACTTGGCGTTCTGATGTTTTCCCTCTTCATCGTTGGTTGCGCCACGCAATCCGCGTCTACGGATAGCGCCACCGCGGCGGAGGAAGCGCCAGGGGAGTATCCTTCGCGTCCCATCAATGAATTCGCCAAGCAATTGCGGGATCTTCTGAACCTGCGCAACACCGACAAGATCGTCGACATGGTGGACATGCAGGAACTGCTGGGCAAAGCCGTGGATCGCTCTGATCTGCCCGTGGCGTTTCGTCCCAGCGCCAAGAACCGACTCATTGATACGCAATTATCCAACTATCGCGCCATCGTCGCCGGCAGTCTTCTCGATATGCCGACGGAGAACGGTTACTACGACATCGCCAGTATCCGTCCTGAGCAGTCTCAAATTACCTATCGATTGGACGACGAGGCCTTGGGGTATCTGACGGTTTACTATCGCAGAGACGCCTCAGGGGAATATCGGATTACCGATTTCCACAACTGGCTGTCGGTGTACGACCTGAGCTATCGCATCGCGCAAGGGCTGTCCTTGAGCTATCGAATCAACCTGCAAGGCAATCCCACCAAACAGGCATTGCTCCTGCAACTTGGCAAAGTCTCCAAGTCCGGCAATGTCGAAGAGATTCACCGCGTCTTCGAAGGCCTCGCGGACGAGCGCCGCAACGATGACTATCTCCAGTTAGTCTACGCAGAGTCGCTCCTCGACGCAGGAGATTTGACGGGATTCGTAGAACAAACCGCCGTGCTGAATGAACGTCTGGGAACCTCGCCCAACTATCAGTGGCTGCTTTATTACCGCAGCCTGAATCAGGAAAACTATCAAGCGGCGGCGGAACACCTGCAGGCGCAGATTGAGCAGACGCGCCTAAAAGATGCAGGCATTCTGGACGAGCTGGCGCGAGTCAAGCTGCTCAGCGAAAAGTACAACGAGGCGATTCGACTTTCCTACGAAGCCATTCGCAGCGATTCTTACTATGAGCCGAGTTATTCCACGCTGACCTTCGCCCTCATCAAGACTGACCGGCTCGATATCGCCTGGGAAACCCTGAAAGTCTTGAAGGAGCGCTTCAGCTATGAGTTCGATGAAGCCGCTTTGCGCGAAGATGGCCGTTTCGGCCCCTTACTGGAACGGGAAGATTTCCGTCACTGGCTGAAGCAAAGCTAAGGCCTCACGCGCTCGTATTGCCCCATGACGGGGGGCGTGTTTCACGCCTTAACTTAAAACGCCGGCCGCTTGTATGAGCGGCCGGCGTTTTTGTATTCAGCGTTAGTGTCAGCATGCCGGCGGAAGCCTGAAACAGGCCGCCATTCCATGTCGCCTTCGACAGATCATTCAGGCCGCCGCTCATTCCTTTCGAGCATAAACGTCCCGCCCTTTAGACTAAATTGTAGAAACTTTCACTTCTTTTCTAACTGCTCGAATAAGTTGGCTATCCTGTACCATTAGAATACCAATAACTATAAATATTCCGTTTGAGTATATCCATTCACGTAAGAGGTAGGGTTAGAACCGCCGCTAAGGCTAGGAAAATGGAATTAACTATCTAATGTGAGAGGACCTTATGAAAACAAAAATAGCTTGGGTCGCCGGGCTTGCTTTGTCCTTAACACTATCCGCCAACTTGCAGGCGGCGTCGGATGACGCCATTGCAGCTCCCCAACCACCTATAACCATCGCTTCAGAAACGCCTTTCAAAGGACTACTGACGGATGAACGCCAGCTAAGGAGAGAAAGCGTCGCCGCCTATCAGGCGGTCAGTGATCGCCGTATAAAAATCCACAAAGAAAACGCCAGTTTCATCAAAGTGCATTTCTCCCGTTTCGACATACCTGAAGGAAGCTACGTCGTCGTACGTAACGCCCAGGGAGACATTGCGCATCGCTACGGCGGAGACAATCCATCACTGCATACGTTACGCGAAGGCGATGACGGAGCAACCTCTTTCGCCGCGCTTTCCGTGATCGGATCAACCGCTATCGTGGAATATTTCCCCGGCGTCAGCAGCCAGACGTCTTACAGTATTGAAGTCGACACCGTCATGGAGGGCTTTCCCCAGGAAGAGATCGACGAACTCATGAGTCAGCAAACCAGCGGGTTCTCTACTTGCGGCGTCAATGAAAGACGCGATGTGCAGTGCTGGGCGGACAGCCATCCAGAAGAGTATGAACGCACACGCCCGGTGGCGCGCATACTCGTCAATGGCTCCAGCCTGTGCACCGCCTGGCGCGTCGGCCCTGACAACCGGATTTTCACCAATAACCATTGCGTCTCGTCCCAGTCCGGCGTGGCCAATACGGAAGTCTGGTTCAACTATCAGCGCACCAGCTGCGGCAGCGGCTCGTTAGCGGGAACAAAAGTAGTCACCGGCGCCAGCATGCTGGCCACCAACTATGAGCTGGATTACACCCTGTTTACCGTCAACAATTTCTCTTCCATCCAGTCTTTCGGTTACTTCGGCCTGGATGTGCGTCCCGCGACCAATCAGGAACGCATCTACATACCTCAGCATGGCAGCGGCAATCCCAAGGAGCTTTCCATTGAGAGCGACCAGAACAGCGGCGGTTTGTGCCGGGTGGATCAGCCATCCGTCAACGGCCGCGGAACCGGCACCGACATGGGTTATAACTGCGACACTATCGGCGGCAGCTCCGGATCGCCGGTTCTTGCCGGACAAACCAACCGCGTCATCGCACTGCATCACTTTGGCGGCTGTCCCAACCAGGGCGTGCTGATTCATAAGATCTGGCCGCAAGTGGCCAGCTACTTCAATAATCAGATTCCCGCTGGCGATAATGAAACGCCCAACGGCGATCCTGTCGCAGACTTCTCTTTCTCAGTGGCTAAACTGGAAGTGCGCTTCAGCGACGAAAGCTCCGACAGCGATGGCGAAATCGTCAGCTGGCAATGGGATTTTGGCGATGGCAATTCCTCCATCTCCCGCAATCCCACACATACTTACGCCAGCGCTGGCGGATACAGCGTCAGCCTCAATGTCACCGATAACGACGGCAACACCGCCAGTAAAACGCAAACCGTCAGCGTGGGCGACACACCCAGAATCGAGGAAAAGAATCTTTCCGACAACACCGGCGACTGGAAGCACTTC is drawn from Hahella sp. KA22 and contains these coding sequences:
- a CDS encoding DUF3857 domain-containing transglutaminase family protein, giving the protein MNRFSGRLYGLLATLGVMLAGQANGQTFKSNGYAYDISTTPKWVESVQAPAAPEHDNGAVEYLLVDRQTSAATRSPQYFYHFVERANNLDGLEEISHLKVTFNPDFQQLVWHKLNVIRDGKVIDRLDPQSITLIREETELSQEMFSGYVTSVVFVKGTRVGDVVDFSYSIVGRNPVFGDHYFQGLSMSWQVPVHRLYTRVIAPPNRELRMSAVKYDAQPSIGAYGKSKVYVWDDANVAAYYNEGDYPLDYEPGSFISLTDFPDWDGVIRWAEPLYAARPIKSKELRDLRDELKSMPKEQAVIAALQFAQEQIRYLGIELGQNSHLPRAPDTVIENRYGDCKDKTLLLVSLLRSIGIDAYPALVSWEIASGVDKIAPSPGGFDHVITLVELDGQRYWLDPTRRYQKGSLSTLGYYDYGKALIIGHPSERELVKVGLPDVAATPSMITHERFKVIDYSAPVEHFITTEYTGIEADRMRQRLANKSIREFSQDMLNYMQKLYPGAEQLEPVQITDDSDNNRFIIDEHYRISEFYAPVDDVQATRFYAYSLFEYVKSPAVTRRSGPLTLPGPIRVVHDISLEYPYSLKFTDQAAKVSQSNDYFNYFYQEDYLGRTLNLHHELEFKRAAMPAAETQSFLDLKKQINDSGEHYYQVTRSEETDKSRFADFISSIQSMVYGLEAPQ
- a CDS encoding lipopolysaccharide assembly protein LapB, yielding MIRSAKWLIKHCATLGVLMFSLFIVGCATQSASTDSATAAEEAPGEYPSRPINEFAKQLRDLLNLRNTDKIVDMVDMQELLGKAVDRSDLPVAFRPSAKNRLIDTQLSNYRAIVAGSLLDMPTENGYYDIASIRPEQSQITYRLDDEALGYLTVYYRRDASGEYRITDFHNWLSVYDLSYRIAQGLSLSYRINLQGNPTKQALLLQLGKVSKSGNVEEIHRVFEGLADERRNDDYLQLVYAESLLDAGDLTGFVEQTAVLNERLGTSPNYQWLLYYRSLNQENYQAAAEHLQAQIEQTRLKDAGILDELARVKLLSEKYNEAIRLSYEAIRSDSYYEPSYSTLTFALIKTDRLDIAWETLKVLKERFSYEFDEAALREDGRFGPLLEREDFRHWLKQS
- a CDS encoding PKD domain-containing protein translates to MKTKIAWVAGLALSLTLSANLQAASDDAIAAPQPPITIASETPFKGLLTDERQLRRESVAAYQAVSDRRIKIHKENASFIKVHFSRFDIPEGSYVVVRNAQGDIAHRYGGDNPSLHTLREGDDGATSFAALSVIGSTAIVEYFPGVSSQTSYSIEVDTVMEGFPQEEIDELMSQQTSGFSTCGVNERRDVQCWADSHPEEYERTRPVARILVNGSSLCTAWRVGPDNRIFTNNHCVSSQSGVANTEVWFNYQRTSCGSGSLAGTKVVTGASMLATNYELDYTLFTVNNFSSIQSFGYFGLDVRPATNQERIYIPQHGSGNPKELSIESDQNSGGLCRVDQPSVNGRGTGTDMGYNCDTIGGSSGSPVLAGQTNRVIALHHFGGCPNQGVLIHKIWPQVASYFNNQIPAGDNETPNGDPVADFSFSVAKLEVRFSDESSDSDGEIVSWQWDFGDGNSSISRNPTHTYASAGGYSVSLNVTDNDGNTASKTQTVSVGDTPRIEEKNLSDNTGDWKHFKLSVPSGMSKLTATTSGGSGDADLYVRQGAQPTTSQYNCRPYTNGNNEVCTINNPAAGDWYISIRAYRDYSGVDLVGELE